In Oryza sativa Japonica Group chromosome 2, ASM3414082v1, the following are encoded in one genomic region:
- the LOC4329290 gene encoding microtubule-binding protein TANGLED1, which yields MVARSPDARRSRQTAAAAAAAAALNPALVRETLKKVDRCMARLQELQYTVAGGAKVVSGVSLSPRSTRGYLRTSLRCKQETVRMRATPARKTSPNGKFGGSDGGATQWRRMSLPAMLLGETVLEIVQASKFASDIVAVVDAGANKNREAPKTPNPVTRTRKVNAEATPLRARRAREKQSQRGTARAEASTPPSRGRVRSRIQFKPASPLGRPSVSANRVSPRNRPWAKKTVMFPNPAFLASTSSAAYDSPSPSKKQKRFYKTRSPIIARQTPHKFLVKSPPSSLGSKLKSHGKLLPSRPFTVSPPGKVQVAAAAASVSKTRRCTFSPSRLVSRLVSSPGKAQAAASNNNNNKGRRCSFSPSRLATRLVSPIKARLSLNRSRDGGVHGGGGMVCGLKQRPGVSMTVRTVSSRIPS from the exons ATGGTCGCGAGGAGCCCCGACGCCAGGCGGTCCAGGCagacggccgccgcggccgctgccgccgcggctcTCAACCCCGCCCTCGTCAGGGAGACCCTCAAGAAG GTGGACAGGTGCATGGCGCGCCTGCAGGAGCTGCAGTACACGGTAGCCGGCGGCGCCAAGGTGGTCTCCGGCGTCAGCCTCAGCCCGCGGAGCACGCGCGGGTACCTCCGCACCAGCCTCCGCTGCAAGCAGGAGACCGTCAG GATGAGGGCCACACCGGCGCGTAAGACATCCCCCAACGGCAAGTTCGGCGGCAGTGACGGCGGCGCCACCCAGTGGCGGCGGATGTCGCTGCCGGCGATGCTGCTTGGCGAGACCGTGCTGGAGATCGTCCAGGCCAGCAAGTTCGCGAGCGACATTGTCGCCGTCGTGGACGCCGGCGCCAACAAGAACAGAGAGGCCCCCAAGACCCCGAACCCCGTAACTAGGACAAGGAAAGTGAACGCCGAGGCGACTCCGCTGCGCGCCCGCCGCGCCAGGGAGAAGCAGAGCCAGCGGGGCACCGCGCGCGCCGAGGCaagcacgccgccgtcgcgcggccGCGTGCGGTCCCGCATCCAGTTCAAGCCCGCCTCGCCGCTCGGGCGGCCGTCGGTGTCCGCAAACCGGGTTTCCCCCAGGAACAGGCCATGGGCCAAGAAGACAGTGATGTTCCCCAACCCGGCGTTCCTCGCTTcaacctcctccgccgcgtacgactcgccgtcgccgtccaagAAGCAAAAGCGATTCTACAAGACTCGTTCCCCGATCATCGCCAGGCAGACTCCGCACAAATTCCTGGTCaagtcgccgccgagctcgcttGGGTCCAAGCTCAAAAGCCATGGCAAGCTTCTCCCTTCAAGGCCATTCACCGTGTCGCCACCTGGCAAAGTgcaagtggcggcggcggcggcatcggtgTCCAAGACCCGGCGCTGCACGTTCTCGCCGTCACGTTTGGTATCACGGCTCGTGTCATCGCCAGGCAAAGCGCAGGCTGCGGCgtcaaacaacaacaacaacaagggCCGGCGATGCTCGTTCTCCCCGTCACGGTTGGCGACAAGGCTCGTGTCGCCGATCAAGGCGAGGTTGTCTCTGAACAGGAGCCGGGACGGtggcgtccatggcggcggcggcatggtgtGCGGGCTGAAGCAGCGACCGGGAGTCAGCATGACGGTGCGGACGGTGTCAAGCAGGATACCATCATGA